The proteins below come from a single Pristiophorus japonicus isolate sPriJap1 chromosome 18, sPriJap1.hap1, whole genome shotgun sequence genomic window:
- the LOC139229118 gene encoding protein S100-G-like: protein MAYQRSQVLEALQDLLDVFKQAAGSKDQDTNTLNQEELKQLIQSQLPFLITAKFEGCFDDFFKCMECEKGSNVDFREFMCLLATIVMCQ from the exons ATGGCCTATCAACGATCACAAGTGCTCGAGGCTCTGCAGGATCTGCTGGACGTGTTTAAACAAGCAGCTGGGAGTAAAGACCAAGACACCAACACCCTCAACCAGGAGGAACTCAAACAGCTGATCCAGAGCCAGCTTCCGTTCTTGATCACT GCTAAGTTTGAAGGCTGCTTTGACGATTTCTTCAAGTGCATGGAATGTGAAAAAGGCAGTAATGTTGATTTTAGAGAGTTCATGTGCCTGTTAGCGACGATTGTGATGTGCCAATAA